Below is a genomic region from Raphanus sativus cultivar WK10039 chromosome 4, ASM80110v3, whole genome shotgun sequence.
GTAACACTCTCCTCTATCGCTATATAGACTCATTCTCTTTCTCCTAAGTTTCAAAGGGCATAAGCCTATTGCTTCGTTGTAGCATTTAATAGCTCCGTCTATGTCTCCTACACAAAGCAATTGATTTGCTTGCTGCTTAATCAAATTCACAACTACACTAGCCTCTGCCAACTTTTCTTGATTATCTCTCTCTATATACTTTCTCTCCCTCTTTCTCCTCTCAACTTTAATCCTCCATATTTCTTTCAAAGCCTTTTGAGCCTTGTATGTGTAAAGACAacctttctttttattgttaTCCATTAGAAGAACCTTGGTTATCCTATCACCTAGGTTTGCTCTATCATTAAGAGCTTTAAGCTCAACTAGGTCTACTAGATAAAACAATGATGTCTGTAAGACTTTATACCTTGTTTCTTGGTCTTTGAGTAGAAGCAATAGACAATCTATACCCATGTATTGCCAATCATCAGAAGACCGGGAGAGATTGCATAGGCTCAATATCATTTCTCTGGAATTTGAAACATGTCCTCGCCCTTGTTTGCTATAACAAAGAATCCGGACTAGCCCGATGCCTGCAGGAGTGTGGTTAACCAATCCACCCCACATCTGGCTAAGCTCCTTGAGAAAGTTTTTGTTGCAAATAAGAGAAATAGACATTTGCTTGTAGGCAAAGCAACTGAGTAAATGAAGTGACCAGCATTGGAGTTGGCTTGCCCATTCCTCAGCTTTTCGGTCTTCCATCTCTACCCCTCCAAGTCCTCTTGTAAGCAAGTCACAATGATATCTCACTCTTCCTTCTCTTTCTTGAACACTCAGAAACTCTTCGTACACAACATATACACATGTCGTTGCAATGTCCATGGCTAATCTCACCACTTCATTCTCGTAACCAGCCACTGCCTCAAACGTCATCTCGTAGCTCGCCAAGTGACCTAACGCCCTAACTACCACTCTTTGCTCGACCCAACTCATTTTCCCTCTCATAAGCTCCACTAACGGAGCGATGACACCGGCCTCCACAGCTCTCACAGCAAAATTAGGCTTCTTCATGGTGTAAGATCCAATGATATGAGCTGCATAGTATGGAACATACACATTTTGACCAGTCATTACCCATTCTACATCCTCAAGACTTTTCTTCAACAACTTTGTCATACACTCGAAGACTCCTAGAGACGGTAACTCGGGGTTCTCGGGGTCGTCAATGGCGAATCTCCAGATGAAACTGAGTGTGAGAGCGAGCTCTGTGTCGTCTCTTGTCATGTGCATATCTCTAAGAGATAACTGTAACCATGCTTTTCTAACACAAGGGTCTTTTTCTTCCATGACACAAAAGAAACAACACGGTCTAAAGCCGACAATAGCGTGGGACCTCCTGGTCATCTTGTTCGTACCCTTGCAAGAGAAGTGGTCCATAAGAGATTTCTGAtttgttttggtgttttggCTGTTTTGGCTGATTAAAGAAGGTTAAATACAAAAAGGTAAAATAGGGTTTGTATGTGATCCAGGTGGATCAAAGTGGgagtttctttgtttatttgaaAAGTGGACCTAAAGTGGCCTAGTGACGTGATGACATCTAGCGGCCGCATGAGAAAGCGAAATGCAAATGGTCCTTTCCGTTTAAACAATTCAAAAAGTTGATTAATGGTTTTGTAGTACAGTCGTTTTTACTGGCACTCTTTCGAAAGATATCTAAACAGATGATACGGCATGCCTGGTGCATATATAAAATTGATTGTAGAAATTGTTACACGAACGTTTTATATTCAAGAGCATAAGACAGAAATACACATAAGACAGAAACTTCTCCAATAGTTTAAACAACAATGAGGGTGAGCTTGTGCTTGATTTACAGAAGCTTTATAGGTTTTTAGGAGTTtggaagctctgataccacatgAGAATTTAGTGAATATAGTGTGAAAAAGATGGAGAAATAAAGAATGGATGAGACTGAGAGAGTAAGTAAGGAGaaaaaagagattgatgaaGAAAGAAAACTTCTCTTTACTTAGATCTGAAAAATATCATTACAATAGattatgaaaaagaagaagcataaTAGAACAAACTTACTCTAGAAATCAAAACACTTGGTTCACGAGGAAAGTAATAGtaaaatatctatttgtttTTACTATAGTTCCACAGATACTATTCATACTGGTAGACTTTCCTTGTTTTTCTTTGGCAAGCCTTGTTTGTTTCTCTTTGGCAAATTTTGCTAACATTAATCTTGACAGACCTTGCTGGATAAATACTTCTTCCTTTTATTTTCATACTCAACAATTTTTTCTTCATTCCAACAGTAAGTGTGAAGGAATTGAAAAGGTTAGCACACACCAACATTTGTGTTCATGCGTTGTATTTTTCAATGACAACCGGTGCTAATATTTTTGTCTTGGATATTCTGACGTTATAATGTACCATCAAATTTGTATGTGAGTGATATATCCGATACTCGGAGTTGATACAAATTCTTTTTGATGCGAAGCTGAATAATCAACTCATGACATGACGTTAAACTATCATGCTCGTTTTACTAAATCTGATCGTTTCATTGAAGTGAATGTTGCATCATCCATGTAAAATATTAGGGGAAAAACAAAGACATGGATGCGGCAGAAATTGTTATCGTGAAAAAAACGAAGAATAAGATTACGTCTTTATAAtgaaaaaactaataaaaatttacacGAAAATTAAAGTGATTGGGATATTAAAAAGCAAACTAAAAATGTATGCTATAGATGCGGCATAAAAACACTTTGTACATATTTTTCGTACACCAAAGCATTTAGCTTATTTGTGTCGAGAATCactaaagaaaattaaagaaaagaagTGAAACAAAGTTCATCTATAATGATACTTGCAGAtcctaaaatctacactaaaTATTTAATAGTGTTTGAGATATAAAACTAGAGAGATAAAAAGATGTAGACAACAATATCCTTAGAATACAACGATTTGAACATATTCCGGTTGACgaaaataaacttttattaatttgtGAAGGTTGAATACAATAAAGAAATGGGATCGAGAACTACAATTGAGACCAAACAGAGAAAATATCTAGGGCGAACTCGACGAGGTCGAAGTCAATTGCAGGTTCTCTCTCTAGGTTTTTCACGTGTCCTTCTCTCTTGACTTGGCTTCTTACGTATAGCAGCTTGGTTCCGCAATCTCTTCACCCGCTTGCTCGATCTTTAGAACTTCTTCCTCCATAATCGAGCTCATCTGGTGTGAATTATGGGTCCTTTGCATACTGATCCTTGTTAAGTTTGTAACCGTTTCGGCCCATACTTCGTCTCGACATAAGACCCACGCTCGACCTCTCTTTGGTTAAGAACAATATGTTGATGGTTTTGGGCCTTCGGTCCACTCTATTTGTGGTCAAATTTGGGTCCAACATTTGTCCCCCAATCTCTTTTATTTGATCGAGAGTTAAAGAGACGGTATGCTCACTTCGCCGATGTTTACCAATCTTGTCTCGAGACGTGC
It encodes:
- the LOC108853361 gene encoding uncharacterized protein LOC108853361, with translation MDHFSCKGTNKMTRRSHAIVGFRPCCFFCVMEEKDPCVRKAWLQLSLRDMHMTRDDTELALTLSFIWRFAIDDPENPELPSLGVFECMTKLLKKSLEDVEWVMTGQNVYVPYYAAHIIGSYTMKKPNFAVRAVEAGVIAPLVELMRGKMSWVEQRVVVRALGHLASYEMTFEAVAGYENEVVRLAMDIATTCVYVVYEEFLSVQEREGRVRYHCDLLTRGLGGVEMEDRKAEEWASQLQCWSLHLLSCFAYKQMSISLICNKNFLKELSQMWGGLVNHTPAGIGLVRILCYSKQGRGHVSNSREMILSLCNLSRSSDDWQYMGIDCLLLLLKDQETRYKVLQTSLFYLVDLVELKALNDRANLGDRITKVLLMDNNKKKGCLYTYKAQKALKEIWRIKVERRKRERKYIERDNQEKLAEASVVVNLIKQQANQLLCVGDIDGAIKCYNEAIGLCPLKLRRKRMSLYSDRGECYLLIGDADAAISDCTRALCLSEPVNSHGKSLWTRSRAYDIKGLSRESLMDCIMFVSVRCFRGKIPYYAAQMISKQMESTWLFEEARARRLRKMMLKDKIHGLSTITEEPGKKDMMIQRKKPDPLD